GATGAAGAAGCCAAAAACGAGCTTTCTTGAACTAATGAATGAAGGCTGCGAAATGGAGTTTACGTGTTTTACTGCAGAAGCGCCATTGTTCGACAAATGCAAACATCACAACGTTGTTCAACAAATATGTAGACAAGACGAATGTATTCTCCTGGAACTCCATCATCGCCGAGTTGGCTCGCAGCGGCGACTCTGTCGAAGCCCTCAAGGCGTTTTCCTCCATGCGCAAGTCCGCCCTCAAACCCAACCGTTCAACTTTTCCTTGCGCGATAAAGTCATGCTCTGCCCTCTGCGACCTTGCATCAGGAAAGCAAGCCCACCAGCAAGCATTCGTCTTTGGTTATGGTTCTGACCTTTTTGTATCATCTGCACTAATTGATATGTACTCCAAATGCGGTCAGTTGCGGGATGCAAGGATTCTGTTCGACGAAATTCATATGAGAAACGTGGTTTCTTGGACCTCGATGATTAATGGCTATGTTCAGAATGATTGTGCTCGCGAGGCGTTGTTGCTTTTCAAGGAGCAGTTAGCTGAAGAAAGCGGGGGCAGCATGGAGGAGGATGGGTGCGTTGATGGTGTTGCTATGGTTTCTATTTTGGCGGCTTGTTCACGTACTTGTGAGAAGAATGTGACGCGAGGGGTTCATGGGTTTGTCATTAAAAGAGGATTGGATGAGGTTTTGGGTGTTGGTAACACTTTGATTGATGCGTATGCCAAGTGTGGCCTGGTGGATTTTTCGAAGAAAGTATTTGATGAGATGAATGAGAAAGATTTGATATCTTGGAATTCTATGATAGCGGTTTGTGCTCAGCATGGGTTGGGTGAGGAGGCGATTGGAGTTTTCCAGTCAATGGTTTGGTGTGCGGAGGTTGAGTATAATGCTGTGACTTTGTCAGCTGTGTTGTTAGCTTGTGCACATTCAGGAGCTCTTCGGACAGGCAAGGGCATGCACACTCAGGTACTACGATTTTACTAGGTCATGGTGTGTTAGTTAATGTATTGATTCAACTCTGTTTTACTTTATATCCCCTTAAGGATATTTCAtatctcattttcattttcctttgtttttatAGATTATAAAGATGAATTTGGAGAGTAATGTAGTTGTTGGTACTTCAATCATTGACATGTACTGCAAATGTGGGAGAGTAAATTCGGCAAGGAGAGCATTTGATAGGATGAACGAGAAGAATGTAAAATCATGGTCTGCCATGATTGCTGGCTATGGAATGCATGGTAAAGCAAGGGAAGCACTTGAAGTATTATCTGACATGATTCGGGCTGGGATAAAACCAAACGGTATCACTTTTGTATCAGTCCTCTCAGCGTGTTGCCATGCTGGTTTGGTGGATCAAGGATGGCACTGGTTTTGTGCAATGCAGCATAGGTTTAATATAGAACCGTCTGTGGAACACTATGGCTGCATGGTTGATCTCCTAGGTCGTGCAGGTTTTCTTCAAAAGGCCTATAATTTGATTGAGGAGATGAGGGTGAGGCCTGATTTTGTTATTTGGTGTTCTCTTCTGGCTTCATGCAGAATACACAAAAATGTGGAGCTTGGGGAGATCTCTGCTAGGAAATTGTTTGAGTTAGATCCTAATAACTCAGGATATTACACACTGCTCTCAAACATTTATGCTGAAGCTGGGAGGTGGGAAGATGTGAAAAAAATGCggatatttatgaaaaatcatgGAGTAGTTAAATCCCCTGGGTTTAGTCTTGTTGAACTAAAGGGTAGAGttcatatatttcttgttggaGATAGGCAACATCCTCAGCATGAGAAGATCTATGCTTACCTGGAACAACTATCTGTGAAGCTTCAAGAAGCTGGGTATGTACCAAGAGTGGCTTCAGTTCTTCATGACGTAGATGAGGAGGAAAAGGAAATGGTGTTACAAATTCACAGTGAGAAGCTAGCCATTGTTTTTGGAATTATGAATTCGACTCCTGGCACAACCATCCAGGTTATTAAAAACCTTAGAACTTGCGAAGATTGTCACACGACTATTAAGTTGATGTCCAAGATCACGGGCcatgaaatagtgataagaGATCCGAAACGGTTTCACCATTTCAGCAAAGGCACTTGTTCATGTGGAGATTATTGGTGATGTTATCGCTAGAGTTTAGACTTTGTATACCACCATGGTCTGGGTTCTACCCACAAACTAACTAAATTGCAAGAATTCTATCCATTTTCATTGCTGAGATATCTGGATTCCATCACTGGACATATCGGATCATGAAGAATGGCTGCATAATCCATCTTACTTCTATTCGATAAATATTCTGTTGCTACTAAGATCAGGCAACTCATTGGAGGTCACAAGCACTGGGTGCACAATTGCGTCATCACATGAAAACAGGCCCTAACGTTTTTCATATATAAGGTTTATTAGGGGAATTTAAAAATGCAAATGTGAAGCAATGCCAACTATTTCGAACTGGCTAGCAAGAATATATACTCTCTTACAGCATACTTCAGCATATCAGGTGATAGGTATGTCTTCGCTTATATGAAGAACTATACCTACTGTATTTTCTCACTAAAGTTTTTTAAACATGTTATATGCTTCACACAATCATATTTGACTTgaacccaaaaagaaaacatacatgTGATGCATGCTTTGAATTCAGGAGCTACCTCAAATGCCAAAACTACACTTTTTAGGCTTGCAATTCCAGCCGACCTTGTCCCATCGCCCCCTGATGAATTTCTTAGTACTGTTCTTAGTCACCTTTTTGTGAGTTCTTCAGTCAAATTCTCTCCTATTCTTGGTCGTTAATTATTTCCAAAACCTTTTTAAGACCACCACTGCCCAATATCCAAAAAGTCTAATCACTTTATATTTGTCGAAAACAGGGCAAAATCTAAGGAATTCTCTtacatttttctgtttttaacACGAATGATCTGTCTTAACCTAATTCAGAACTTGAACAGAATTAAGTTTGGATCCCTATTCATCTAGGTATGTACTCTAATTGTTATCATCTGTAGTATTATTTTAACGAAATGTGAAATATTTCCTCGTGGAAACTGCATTTTCCTTGTCCTACCTAATTGCAGTCAGTAGTACAAATATTTCTCACTCACcctttatgaaattattagaaacTTCAAATTGTCAATGAAAATAATGATGGATCGTAGAGACTTTCATTCAGTAAATGACGAAGTCTCACTTTTCATTCAGCGGTTTTCATTTTAGTCAAAAATGTACTACTGCGTATTTTTGCGACGTTTATTATTACATGTAATTCTTGGATGAACCGATTTCAAAAAGTCGGTCCGCTCAGATCTTCTGAATGTTGATTGATTGCAATGCTCTGATACTCAGAGATTTGATTATGTCAACTAGGGTCTCTAAGACAGCTGGGAAACTCAAACCTGATAACCAAGTTGTATTAATGAGTTGACCAGGTGGGCTCATTTCTTGATGACCAACTTGATTGATGCTGGTTTCAGATTGAAGAGCCTGTGATCATCAAATCCTGGCAGGACTACTGCACCTTCACTAGAGAGGCGCGACCCAGATTAATGATTGACAAAGACTTGAGAACCCCACCCAATACCAAGTTGGTGTAATGGTCCCTGCACTGCTGGTTGATCCCCTGGCTAAACATGACTGAGGTTCTTGTCATCTTATTTTGCTCGGACAAACCATCTACTTCTGGTCACTGCCATGTTTGCATGCGCTTTTTCCACCCTTTAACTGTGAGCACTTGCCAACTGGAATGATGAAAAGCTCCACCTCATTTCTTGTGAGTGGCACTACACCTGATCCAGAGGATTTATTGCATCAAGGGATGAGGTTTTGTCCTGTGCAGATGATGACTGGCAACTCACTTTTGGCCCCCAATTCCTTTTGCTCCTCAATATGTCTCCCTCAAATTCAATGCCACGCACAAGAGGTTCATTGCTTTTTGTCTTTGCTTCTAGTTTATTTGCGAAAAGGGTTCTGCCCAAAGTTGTTATTCTAGGAAAACTTGTGAAGCACTTATCAACGTTTCACTATCAACATCAATATCTAATAAGGATTAACATTACAATCCTCGctgttatgttttttttaattacaaactcTCATCTAACCTGCTCGctgttatgttttttttaattacaaactcTCATCTAACCTGCTATTATGTCGGCAGCCACGTCTCTAAAGTTCTATTGAGATGAGAGTCATGTACAACATcggggaaaaaaaaacaaagaaagaaaaacaaggaaCACGAGTATAGTACTACCACCATCActctatgtatataatatatatatatacacatgtatGTCTATATATAGCTTAGGATGGGAATTTTAGGAAAAGCCATAAAATGAGAGAGAACATAGCAATTCTTGAATAATGATGATAAAACTTCAAATTAGGGTTTCATATTAGTGAGGAAGATGGTTCAATAAATGATATTGTCCCCACAGGAGGATATTTGAGCTGGACATAAGCACTTGGTTCCAAGTTTTGCCAGTGTGTACTCCTTATCCAATCATAAAGATCTTCAACCTTTCTGCAAAGGGTCAATCTCAATCTCACATTTCCTATTCCTCTGAGATCAAAGGAAGCAACTTGACTACTTGAGTGAAAGAGGGGGTTTTCAATTGTCACCTCCCAGtttcaaatcaaatactaagaattttcttgaatgGATTCTGAGTAAAGAATTGACTTATGATTGATTGTCTGTACCGGATTCATGAATTCGAGGGCTACAAGCTGTTCTTTCATTGGATGCAGCAGAAATATTTACAGACAAGAAGATCCATTGCAACCAGAAAATTACATGCTGGATGAGTAGTTGTCTTAAACCACAAAGTtgctaaaaaaaatcaaactagaTCGATAGAAAAGCCcaatatagaataaaaaagagagaaacaagatcaatttgagaattaaaagatgcgcttttttttttcctctctctttTGTTCTTCTGAGGGCACTACCACAAAGTTCTCAATCTCTTGGAGGCACTTAAAGGTGGGGTGATCTGTGGAACAAGAAAAGAGCTATCTTCACTCCACTTTCTGGTAGATTTGATATTATTAGTAGTGAATCCCTTGTACTGCTCCTTGGCTCCATTTGGTGCCCCAAAGGCCAACTCTATAGACTGATGTGACTGATATTGGGCCTGATTCAGAGGAGGAGAAGGAGGAGGAACTTGAGGGACCCAAACCCCTATTTTTTGTGTGGGAAAACCACTCAGATTGCTCCCAAGATCAGCATCCCAGTAGGGCAACAAATCATCAATCTCTCCa
The window above is part of the Sesamum indicum cultivar Zhongzhi No. 13 linkage group LG7, S_indicum_v1.0, whole genome shotgun sequence genome. Proteins encoded here:
- the LOC105166080 gene encoding pentatricopeptide repeat-containing protein At3g26782, mitochondrial; translated protein: MKAAKWSLRVLLQKRHCSTNANITTLFNKYVDKTNVFSWNSIIAELARSGDSVEALKAFSSMRKSALKPNRSTFPCAIKSCSALCDLASGKQAHQQAFVFGYGSDLFVSSALIDMYSKCGQLRDARILFDEIHMRNVVSWTSMINGYVQNDCAREALLLFKEQLAEESGGSMEEDGCVDGVAMVSILAACSRTCEKNVTRGVHGFVIKRGLDEVLGVGNTLIDAYAKCGLVDFSKKVFDEMNEKDLISWNSMIAVCAQHGLGEEAIGVFQSMVWCAEVEYNAVTLSAVLLACAHSGALRTGKGMHTQIIKMNLESNVVVGTSIIDMYCKCGRVNSARRAFDRMNEKNVKSWSAMIAGYGMHGKAREALEVLSDMIRAGIKPNGITFVSVLSACCHAGLVDQGWHWFCAMQHRFNIEPSVEHYGCMVDLLGRAGFLQKAYNLIEEMRVRPDFVIWCSLLASCRIHKNVELGEISARKLFELDPNNSGYYTLLSNIYAEAGRWEDVKKMRIFMKNHGVVKSPGFSLVELKGRVHIFLVGDRQHPQHEKIYAYLEQLSVKLQEAGYVPRVASVLHDVDEEEKEMVLQIHSEKLAIVFGIMNSTPGTTIQVIKNLRTCEDCHTTIKLMSKITGHEIVIRDPKRFHHFSKGTCSCGDYW